A region from the Bacteroidetes Order II. bacterium genome encodes:
- a CDS encoding NTP transferase domain-containing protein has product MKLIIPMAGRGTRLRPHTHVTPKPLLPVLGITIVERIVRTFVDLVPEKITDVVFVLGDFPAEVQEKLTEMCTKMGIGAAFGFQKEALGTAHAVYCAAEHLDGELIVIFADTLFYTHDPLNTEADIVAYVKQVEDPRRFGVVARDAAGRVTELIEKPSHDRFKEALIGIYYIKNGAQFRDTIAYMMEHKLVGTRGEYEVTDALDMMMKAGAALETASVTDWLDCGTLPALAETTQFILDREGNQLLGDLINTTVIEPVYVGPGVTVRNSVIGPYTSIESGAEVNGSVVKDSIIFSNAEVANVVMDRSFIGHSAVIKQRAFSANIGDHTVIEYLN; this is encoded by the coding sequence ATGAAACTCATCATTCCAATGGCTGGTCGTGGAACACGCCTCCGCCCCCACACACATGTTACGCCCAAACCCCTTCTTCCGGTGCTCGGTATTACCATTGTTGAACGTATTGTGCGAACTTTTGTGGACTTAGTCCCCGAAAAAATTACTGATGTCGTCTTTGTATTGGGCGATTTCCCCGCCGAAGTACAGGAAAAACTTACCGAAATGTGTACCAAAATGGGCATTGGCGCAGCATTTGGTTTCCAAAAAGAAGCATTAGGCACTGCTCATGCCGTGTATTGTGCGGCAGAACACTTAGACGGTGAGTTGATCGTTATTTTTGCTGATACCCTGTTCTATACGCATGACCCACTCAATACCGAGGCCGATATTGTGGCTTATGTAAAACAAGTGGAAGACCCCAGACGGTTTGGAGTTGTTGCACGTGATGCAGCAGGAAGGGTGACCGAATTGATCGAGAAACCCAGTCATGACCGATTTAAAGAGGCCCTGATCGGAATCTATTATATTAAAAATGGCGCCCAGTTCCGTGACACCATTGCCTATATGATGGAACATAAACTAGTGGGAACCCGTGGAGAATATGAAGTGACCGATGCCTTAGATATGATGATGAAAGCAGGCGCGGCATTGGAAACCGCTTCCGTAACCGATTGGCTGGATTGTGGTACCTTACCTGCACTTGCAGAAACCACGCAGTTCATCTTGGATCGGGAGGGCAATCAACTTTTGGGTGACCTCATCAACACGACGGTGATCGAGCCTGTTTACGTAGGTCCGGGTGTTACCGTGCGCAACTCTGTTATCGGGCCTTATACGTCCATCGAGTCGGGCGCAGAAGTTAACGGATCGGTTGTAAAAGATTCCATTATTTTCTCGAATGCCGAAGTCGCAAATGTGGTTATGGACCGGTCTTTTATCGGACATTCGGCTGTGATTAAACAGCGTGCATTCAGCGCCAATATCGGCGACCATACCGTCATTGAGTATCTAAATTAA
- a CDS encoding GyrI-like domain-containing protein translates to MEKLDLTKQYKSYYSAKPMPELVNIGPARYVVIEGKGDPSGEAFATDLEALFPVAYAIKFYFNVLGQDFIVPKLEGQWWFDMEKFGMPDLASAPAKVPRSEWSYRLLLRMPHYVTESGVEKAIEEVVSKKKKLHAANVRFYEMTEGPSVQILHLGAFADEPASLQKLHQFMEENNFTHNGLHHEIYLSDFRKTPEHRLKTILREPIKLLV, encoded by the coding sequence ATGGAAAAACTTGATCTGACCAAACAATACAAATCTTATTACTCGGCCAAGCCCATGCCAGAACTGGTGAACATTGGGCCTGCCCGATATGTTGTCATCGAGGGCAAGGGCGATCCATCCGGAGAAGCCTTTGCCACCGACTTAGAGGCCCTTTTTCCGGTTGCATACGCCATTAAGTTCTATTTTAACGTGTTGGGCCAAGATTTTATTGTGCCTAAACTGGAAGGTCAATGGTGGTTCGATATGGAAAAATTTGGTATGCCAGACCTTGCCTCGGCCCCTGCAAAAGTTCCCCGAAGCGAGTGGTCGTATCGTCTGCTCCTCCGAATGCCCCATTATGTGACAGAAAGCGGGGTAGAAAAAGCCATAGAAGAGGTGGTTTCCAAAAAGAAAAAACTCCACGCGGCAAACGTCCGGTTTTATGAAATGACAGAAGGACCATCCGTTCAGATACTACACTTAGGTGCCTTTGCCGACGAGCCTGCATCGCTGCAAAAATTGCATCAGTTTATGGAAGAAAACAACTTTACCCATAATGGGTTGCACCACGAAATCTACCTCTCGGACTTCCGGAAAACGCCTGAACATCGGTTGAAAACCATCCTGCGTGAGCCTATTAAACTGCTTGTGTGA
- a CDS encoding DegT/DnrJ/EryC1/StrS family aminotransferase produces MNTKSSLIPVLDLSPEIERLWPQLNEAIQRVLKSGQFIMGPDVKLFEEEVAQYLAVKHAIAVNSGTDALVIGLRSLGIGPGDEVITTPFTFFATAESISAIGAKPVFVDIDETTFNIDPLKIEAAITPKTKAILPVHLYGRPCRMDHITAIAREHRLRVVEDCAQSFGARFKGQQTGTIGDVGAYSFFPSKNLGGFGDGGLIVTNDDATAKMARMLRVHGAVKKYHNEILGYNSRLDTLQAALLRVKLPHIDAQNTGRLNAAIRYNQLLQHPKILPPEVIEGHVFHQYTIRILQGDRNLLQKHLAELGIGSMIYYPIPQDRLPIYKDQYPPNPLSDVLTTQVISLPIWPEITEDIQKRVCEAILAFLHS; encoded by the coding sequence ATGAACACAAAATCTTCCCTAATCCCCGTATTAGATCTTTCTCCGGAAATCGAGCGGCTTTGGCCACAACTAAACGAAGCCATTCAGCGCGTACTAAAGTCCGGCCAATTCATCATGGGACCAGATGTCAAACTGTTCGAGGAAGAAGTAGCCCAGTATTTAGCGGTAAAACATGCCATAGCCGTAAATTCTGGCACAGATGCCCTTGTGATTGGTCTTCGTTCGCTGGGTATTGGGCCTGGCGATGAAGTTATTACAACCCCATTCACCTTCTTTGCGACGGCTGAAAGCATCTCGGCTATAGGAGCAAAGCCTGTTTTTGTGGATATTGACGAAACAACTTTTAATATTGATCCGCTCAAAATAGAGGCCGCCATTACCCCCAAAACCAAGGCCATCCTGCCAGTTCATCTTTATGGCCGTCCTTGTCGGATGGACCATATTACCGCTATTGCCCGAGAACACCGTCTGAGAGTGGTCGAGGATTGCGCCCAATCGTTTGGGGCACGTTTTAAAGGACAACAGACGGGTACTATAGGAGACGTTGGTGCATACTCGTTTTTCCCTTCTAAAAACTTAGGCGGTTTTGGAGACGGCGGCTTGATTGTGACCAACGACGACGCGACCGCCAAAATGGCCCGAATGCTTCGCGTTCACGGAGCGGTAAAAAAATACCATAACGAGATACTGGGGTATAACTCCCGCTTAGACACGCTACAAGCGGCCCTGTTACGGGTAAAACTACCCCATATAGACGCACAGAACACGGGGCGTTTGAACGCCGCCATTCGTTATAACCAACTCCTACAACATCCAAAGATTCTTCCTCCAGAGGTGATAGAAGGTCATGTTTTTCATCAATATACCATCCGAATTTTACAGGGCGACCGGAATTTATTACAGAAGCACCTTGCAGAATTGGGTATTGGCAGCATGATTTATTACCCGATCCCACAAGATCGCCTCCCGATCTACAAAGACCAATATCCCCCCAACCCCTTAAGTGATGTATTAACCACACAAGTAATTAGCCTCCCAATCTGGCCAGAAATCACGGAAGATATTCAAAAACGAGTCTGTGAAGCGATTTTGGCTTTTCTGCATTCGTAA
- a CDS encoding DUF177 domain-containing protein, producing MSLKVLKPHGLVLRIASLKEGLHEFSDTFPAEALELAGDDFSDLSLSLKLDLKVGQALVSFQVTGIAHLICDRTLQAFDQTVSGAFQVLYSDKAVTMPEHERGEDLWPFPHSTLVLSLTEPVRDTLLLALPIRRVAPNAEEQDIQLSFGGPNDEDEPSDLRWAALRGLNLSTDN from the coding sequence GTGTCTTTGAAGGTTCTTAAGCCACATGGTTTAGTTTTGCGAATTGCTTCTTTGAAGGAAGGCTTACACGAGTTTTCTGATACATTCCCAGCCGAAGCTTTAGAGTTAGCCGGGGATGACTTTTCAGACTTGTCCCTTTCCTTGAAATTAGACTTAAAAGTTGGCCAAGCGCTGGTTTCGTTTCAGGTTACGGGCATTGCACACCTCATCTGCGACCGAACCTTACAAGCGTTCGATCAAACGGTATCTGGAGCGTTTCAGGTCTTGTATTCTGATAAGGCGGTAACCATGCCTGAACATGAACGTGGGGAAGATTTGTGGCCGTTCCCACACAGTACCTTAGTGTTAAGCCTGACAGAGCCTGTACGCGACACACTTTTATTGGCGCTACCCATTCGAAGAGTTGCTCCTAATGCCGAAGAACAAGACATTCAACTCTCGTTCGGTGGGCCGAATGACGAAGATGAACCATCAGACCTGCGCTGGGCAGCACTCCGGGGTCTGAATCTTTCTACTGATAATTAA
- the rpmF gene encoding 50S ribosomal protein L32 — translation MANPRRKHSKARTALRRSQYKAQNIPQLTTCSNCGEPKEYHRACSKCGHYRGRAVIEGQDAL, via the coding sequence ATGGCAAACCCACGACGTAAACACTCCAAAGCCCGTACGGCGCTCCGCCGTTCGCAATATAAGGCGCAAAACATCCCGCAACTCACCACCTGTTCGAACTGTGGTGAGCCTAAAGAATACCACCGCGCCTGTTCTAAGTGCGGACATTACCGTGGTCGTGCCGTAATCGAAGGCCAAGACGCACTCTAA
- a CDS encoding polyisoprenoid-binding protein: protein MATIWTIDPTHSEIGFRVKHLMISTVKGQFRRFSATATTEGDAWENASLQFEAEVDSIETGVEQRDGHLKSEDFFHASAFPTLRFVSTAFHAKSEDTYEMTGNLTIRDVTLPLTLKATYGGTMTDFYGQTKAGFEVSGNISRKAFDLKWDAVTEAGGIVVSDDVKLVLDVQMTKQVA, encoded by the coding sequence ATGGCAACTATATGGACCATAGACCCCACTCATTCCGAAATTGGGTTCCGGGTAAAACACCTCATGATTTCAACGGTAAAAGGCCAATTTCGTCGTTTTTCCGCGACGGCCACCACCGAGGGCGATGCCTGGGAAAATGCAAGCCTTCAGTTCGAGGCCGAGGTGGATAGCATTGAGACGGGTGTTGAGCAACGCGACGGCCACTTGAAAAGTGAAGATTTCTTCCATGCATCTGCATTTCCTACCCTCCGTTTTGTCTCCACCGCATTCCATGCCAAAAGTGAAGACACCTACGAAATGACCGGCAACCTTACCATCCGTGATGTGACCCTGCCCCTGACCCTCAAGGCAACTTATGGTGGAACCATGACGGATTTTTATGGTCAGACAAAAGCAGGCTTCGAGGTTTCTGGCAATATCAGTCGGAAAGCGTTCGATCTAAAATGGGATGCTGTAACCGAAGCGGGCGGGATTGTGGTGTCCGACGACGTAAAACTGGTCTTGGACGTCCAAATGACGAAACAAGTCGCTTGA
- a CDS encoding N-acetylneuraminate synthase family protein, with protein MMETYFICEAGQNHNGSMEIARQLIDVAAMRVFDPLFDTPLGGANAIKFTKRDLNEELSASQMARPYQSAHAFGATYGEHRAKLELDDEQHAELFQYAKAKGLDFIETLCARGCLSMFRLFVPDRLKVASRDLTNLPLLEALAETQIPIILSTGMADQRALAEALAVITRHHNQISILHCLSQYPAEYPNINLRTITWLQKEYPSHTIGYSDHSIGIMAPVAAVALGAQMIEKHITLDRTMKGSDHWGSLEPDGLRRVLRDIRNLERALGEEKMSLDPVVTATRTKLERSIASLRKIPAGTRLVAEDLHLLSPGDGFKWRDLHEVIGRMAAQDIPANEVIYPHMLQNTPLNGRI; from the coding sequence ATGATGGAAACCTATTTTATTTGTGAAGCCGGACAAAATCATAACGGCTCTATGGAAATTGCACGCCAATTGATTGATGTAGCGGCCATGCGGGTTTTTGATCCGTTGTTCGATACCCCATTAGGCGGCGCCAATGCCATCAAATTCACCAAACGCGACCTAAACGAAGAATTGAGCGCTTCTCAGATGGCCCGCCCTTATCAAAGTGCCCACGCATTTGGAGCAACGTATGGCGAACACCGTGCTAAACTGGAACTGGATGACGAACAACATGCCGAGTTGTTCCAGTATGCAAAAGCCAAGGGGCTGGACTTCATAGAGACATTGTGTGCGCGTGGATGCCTTTCGATGTTTCGGTTATTTGTGCCAGATCGCCTCAAAGTGGCCTCGCGAGACCTGACCAATCTGCCGTTGTTGGAAGCATTGGCCGAGACACAGATTCCAATTATCCTCTCTACAGGAATGGCCGATCAGCGGGCATTAGCCGAGGCATTGGCGGTTATTACCCGTCACCACAACCAAATTTCTATTTTGCATTGCCTATCCCAATACCCTGCCGAATACCCAAACATCAATCTACGCACCATTACGTGGTTACAAAAAGAATATCCGTCACACACCATTGGCTATTCTGACCATTCTATTGGAATCATGGCTCCTGTTGCAGCAGTAGCACTTGGCGCGCAAATGATCGAAAAGCACATTACCTTAGACAGAACCATGAAAGGATCAGATCATTGGGGATCATTGGAGCCGGATGGCCTGAGACGGGTCTTGCGCGACATTCGCAATCTGGAACGGGCGCTGGGAGAGGAAAAAATGTCTTTAGATCCGGTTGTAACGGCAACCCGCACCAAATTGGAACGCTCCATTGCTTCACTACGAAAAATCCCTGCTGGAACACGTCTTGTGGCAGAAGATCTGCACCTCCTAAGCCCTGGTGATGGCTTTAAGTGGCGCGACCTTCACGAGGTAATAGGCAGAATGGCCGCACAAGATATTCCCGCCAACGAAGTAATTTATCCACACATGCTCCAGAACACACCTTTAAACGGCAGGATTTAA
- a CDS encoding N-acetyltransferase — MDHLKSPFVHPTAIVEDGAKVGNGTRIWHFSHILSEAEIGENCTLGQNVMVGKGVKIGHGCKIQNNVSVYEGVILEDFVFCGPSMVFTNVRTPRSEFPRNTSADYATTHVKRGASIGANATIVCGITLHECAFVAAGAVVTKDVPAYAMVAGVPAQQIGWMSAYGDIMDFSHNTEFTDSIGHCYVWQEGAVQRVS; from the coding sequence ATGGATCATCTTAAGTCACCTTTTGTCCATCCTACTGCTATCGTGGAGGATGGGGCAAAAGTAGGTAATGGAACACGTATCTGGCATTTTAGCCATATTTTATCGGAAGCAGAGATTGGGGAAAACTGCACTTTGGGGCAAAATGTGATGGTGGGAAAAGGGGTAAAAATTGGTCATGGATGCAAAATACAAAACAATGTCTCGGTGTATGAGGGAGTTATTTTAGAGGACTTTGTCTTCTGCGGTCCCAGCATGGTTTTCACCAATGTACGGACACCCCGCTCGGAATTTCCAAGAAATACGTCGGCGGATTATGCAACCACTCACGTTAAGCGCGGGGCCAGTATTGGCGCAAATGCGACCATTGTTTGTGGTATTACCCTGCACGAATGCGCCTTTGTGGCTGCTGGGGCGGTCGTTACCAAAGACGTTCCGGCCTATGCGATGGTGGCGGGTGTTCCCGCCCAACAAATTGGTTGGATGAGTGCCTATGGCGACATTATGGATTTTAGCCATAATACCGAATTTACCGATAGTATCGGACACTGTTATGTATGGCAAGAGGGTGCTGTGCAACGTGTCTCCTAA
- the plsX gene encoding phosphate acyltransferase PlsX, giving the protein MAIRIALDAMGGDYAPEKAVLGAVNARRQLGNKVEILLVGQQAALEKALEAAGYDGGGLHLIDAPEVIEMGESPAVAVKTKPRSSIHIGAGLQKAGKADVFISAGNTGAVLGASLFILGRLPGVMRPSVMGYYPTTQGWCIIVDAGTNVDCKPEHLVQFAQMGAVFVQKIMKVEAPSVGLMNIGEEPGKGNELVKAAYEMLKTQKGIRFLGNIEGRDLLHHAADVVVTDGFVGNVMLKLGEGIATAIREMAEAEMIARNLPEEEQRHIDQVVRGAIRRFDYQEVGGAPLLGVNGNVLIMHGSSKEMAFEQIIYRGVELAESKLPQAIAEAFAASPV; this is encoded by the coding sequence ATGGCCATACGAATCGCACTTGATGCAATGGGAGGCGACTATGCTCCCGAAAAAGCCGTCCTTGGCGCCGTGAATGCGCGACGTCAATTGGGTAATAAAGTAGAAATACTATTGGTGGGCCAGCAGGCAGCGTTAGAAAAAGCGCTGGAAGCTGCGGGCTATGATGGTGGTGGTCTTCATCTCATAGACGCACCGGAAGTCATCGAAATGGGCGAATCTCCTGCGGTGGCTGTTAAAACCAAGCCCCGCTCATCCATCCATATTGGTGCAGGATTGCAAAAAGCGGGCAAGGCAGATGTCTTTATTAGTGCAGGGAATACGGGTGCAGTCTTGGGTGCTTCGTTATTCATATTGGGACGGTTGCCCGGTGTGATGCGCCCTTCCGTAATGGGTTATTACCCCACCACACAAGGATGGTGTATCATTGTGGATGCGGGGACGAATGTAGATTGTAAGCCTGAGCATCTAGTACAGTTTGCACAGATGGGTGCTGTTTTTGTACAAAAAATTATGAAAGTAGAAGCCCCGTCGGTGGGCCTGATGAACATTGGCGAAGAACCTGGGAAAGGAAACGAGCTGGTGAAAGCTGCATACGAAATGCTCAAGACGCAAAAAGGTATTCGGTTTTTGGGGAATATTGAAGGGCGCGACCTTCTGCATCATGCAGCAGATGTGGTGGTTACCGATGGATTCGTGGGAAATGTGATGCTCAAACTGGGTGAAGGCATTGCCACAGCCATCCGTGAAATGGCCGAGGCCGAAATGATCGCTCGTAACCTTCCTGAAGAAGAACAACGACATATTGACCAAGTGGTTCGGGGCGCCATTCGCCGTTTTGATTACCAAGAAGTAGGCGGTGCGCCTTTATTGGGCGTAAATGGGAACGTCCTCATTATGCACGGGTCTTCAAAAGAGATGGCGTTTGAACAGATCATCTATCGCGGTGTGGAGTTGGCCGAGTCCAAACTTCCGCAAGCCATCGCCGAAGCCTTTGCAGCTTCACCGGTTTGA
- a CDS encoding ketoacyl-ACP synthase III translates to MIRAAITAVGHYVPEEILTNAELEKMVDTNDEWIRSRTGIRERRILRDPEKATSFMAAECAKEILQNRGIDAEEVDAIIVATVTPDMFFPPTASLVQKEIGATKAWGFDLSAACSGFLFALTTGAGLVESGRYKKVMVIGADHMSRIVDYTDRSTCILFGDAAAGVLLEADTDGNGLMDTVHRTDGNNWEYLCMLGGGSLHPPSVQTIENRWHYIRQEGQPVFKLAVKGMADAAAEIMERNNLSGEDVSWLVPHQANLRIIDATARRMGLSIEKVMLNIERYGNTTAATIPLCLYEWQPRLRKGENLVLAAFGGGFTWGASYLKWAYDPE, encoded by the coding sequence ATGATACGTGCTGCCATAACTGCCGTTGGCCATTATGTGCCCGAAGAAATTTTAACCAATGCCGAATTGGAAAAAATGGTGGATACCAACGACGAATGGATCCGTTCCAGAACGGGCATTCGTGAACGGCGCATTTTGCGCGACCCCGAAAAAGCCACCTCTTTCATGGCCGCCGAGTGTGCCAAAGAGATTCTCCAAAATCGGGGGATTGATGCAGAAGAGGTGGATGCTATTATTGTGGCGACGGTAACGCCAGACATGTTTTTTCCGCCAACGGCCAGTTTGGTACAGAAAGAGATTGGCGCCACCAAGGCTTGGGGGTTTGATCTTTCTGCAGCTTGTAGCGGCTTTTTGTTTGCCCTCACCACCGGAGCGGGGTTGGTGGAAAGTGGTCGCTATAAAAAAGTAATGGTGATTGGCGCAGACCACATGAGCCGGATTGTGGACTATACCGACCGCTCTACTTGTATTCTTTTTGGTGACGCGGCAGCGGGTGTGTTATTGGAGGCCGATACCGATGGAAATGGTCTTATGGATACAGTTCACCGTACCGATGGCAATAACTGGGAGTACTTATGTATGCTGGGTGGGGGTTCCCTCCATCCACCTAGCGTCCAAACTATCGAGAACCGCTGGCATTACATTCGTCAAGAGGGGCAGCCAGTTTTTAAACTAGCTGTAAAGGGGATGGCAGATGCCGCCGCCGAGATCATGGAACGCAATAACCTGAGTGGTGAGGATGTTTCATGGCTGGTTCCGCATCAGGCAAACCTACGCATTATTGATGCTACCGCGCGCCGTATGGGTCTTTCTATTGAAAAGGTGATGCTCAACATCGAACGGTATGGGAATACGACAGCGGCCACCATTCCGCTGTGCCTCTATGAATGGCAGCCTCGGTTGCGGAAAGGCGAAAACCTGGTCTTGGCGGCCTTCGGTGGCGGGTTTACATGGGGCGCCAGTTATTTAAAATGGGCCTATGACCCTGAGTAA
- the dnaA gene encoding chromosomal replication initiator protein DnaA, whose protein sequence is MLDAAHHIWQECLTIIRDNVDKRSYKTWFEPIKPLRLEETPNDRTLTIQVPSRFYYEWLEEHYASLLRKTVSKVMGPSSRLIYDILMERDRPEEKSRHIRLPANPSGRAMNPPVHHQRPYPHGLQQQANLQQSGTPPQPGTGGGATPQTPHPVNPPPNLSSPFVIPGIRSPKVDSQLNSNYTFDRFIEGDCNRLARSAAWAIAERPSETSFNPFLVYGGVGLGKTHLIQAIGNYAKQHQKIESILYISSERFTNEFVQSIQYNRVSEFSLFYRQIDLLIVDDIQFFGKKEKTQEEFFHIFNALHQAGKQIILSADRPPKDIVGIEERLLSRFQWGLTADVQPPDLETRIAILQRKAEDDGIQISYDIIEFIAHNITSNIRELEGALIRLLAHSTLRREEIDLSFAKEVLKDLIKEVKVSLSIEEILQIVCHYFQIPEDQVRAKTRKQEVVQARQVAMYFAKQFTKHSLKTIGLHFGGRDHSTVIHGIQSVEGYMETDPKFADTIRDIQHKIKIQSRS, encoded by the coding sequence ATGCTGGACGCTGCTCATCATATTTGGCAAGAATGTCTTACAATTATCCGGGATAATGTGGACAAGCGGAGCTATAAGACATGGTTCGAGCCTATTAAGCCGTTACGCTTGGAAGAAACTCCTAATGACCGAACGCTGACCATTCAGGTCCCAAGTCGTTTTTACTATGAATGGCTGGAAGAGCACTATGCCTCTTTATTGCGCAAGACCGTCAGCAAAGTAATGGGCCCCTCTTCTCGCCTGATCTACGATATTTTAATGGAGCGCGACCGCCCTGAAGAAAAGAGTCGTCACATTCGGCTTCCGGCCAATCCTTCTGGACGGGCAATGAACCCTCCCGTACATCACCAACGCCCTTACCCACATGGCTTGCAGCAACAAGCCAACTTACAGCAAAGTGGTACACCACCCCAACCAGGAACAGGAGGAGGCGCTACACCACAGACACCACATCCCGTTAATCCGCCGCCCAATCTTTCCAGTCCATTCGTCATCCCTGGAATACGAAGCCCTAAGGTTGACAGCCAATTAAATAGCAATTACACCTTCGATCGGTTTATTGAGGGAGATTGTAACCGTTTGGCAAGAAGTGCGGCTTGGGCAATTGCAGAACGGCCAAGCGAGACCAGTTTTAATCCATTCTTGGTCTATGGGGGCGTAGGTCTTGGAAAGACACACCTTATCCAAGCCATTGGAAACTACGCCAAGCAGCACCAAAAAATTGAATCTATCCTTTATATTTCTTCTGAGCGTTTTACAAATGAATTCGTACAATCCATCCAATACAACAGGGTTTCGGAGTTTTCACTTTTTTATCGGCAGATAGATTTGTTGATTGTGGACGACATTCAGTTTTTTGGAAAAAAAGAAAAGACCCAAGAAGAGTTCTTCCATATCTTTAATGCTCTACACCAGGCGGGTAAACAGATCATCCTTTCGGCAGATCGTCCGCCAAAAGACATTGTGGGCATTGAAGAGCGTTTGTTGTCTCGGTTCCAGTGGGGGCTTACGGCTGATGTGCAACCGCCGGATTTGGAAACCCGGATCGCAATTTTACAACGTAAAGCCGAGGATGATGGTATTCAGATTTCTTATGACATCATTGAATTCATTGCCCATAACATCACCTCGAATATACGGGAATTGGAAGGAGCCTTGATTCGTTTGCTGGCCCACTCCACCCTCCGGCGGGAGGAAATTGATTTGTCCTTTGCCAAAGAGGTGCTCAAGGACCTGATCAAAGAAGTGAAGGTAAGTTTGAGTATCGAAGAAATATTACAGATTGTATGCCACTATTTTCAGATTCCAGAAGATCAGGTACGTGCGAAAACCCGTAAACAGGAAGTTGTGCAAGCCAGACAAGTAGCGATGTACTTTGCAAAGCAGTTTACCAAGCATTCATTAAAAACCATTGGCCTGCATTTTGGTGGCCGGGATCATTCTACGGTGATACATGGTATCCAGAGTGTGGAAGGCTACATGGAGACGGATCCAAAGTTTGCGGATACCATCCGAGACATCCAGCACAAGATCAAGATCCAAAGTCGTTCATAG
- a CDS encoding Gfo/Idh/MocA family oxidoreductase gives MRPNVVALGHGYWGRNIVRNLASLEVLRGIYEPDEAMRNEAKILYPNTLFYQHEQEIWEDDKAIAVAIGTPAIHHARLALRAMAAGKDVFVEKPLALTLDEGQRMVTAAQETNRVLMVGHLLEYHPAITQLRQWIDEGILGDLQYIYSNRLNLGKFRREENILWSFAPHDLAILLRLIQQMPTEVVATGGAYLTPGVADITTTNLRFDNGIQAHIFVSWLHPYKEQKLVVVGSQKMVVFDDQAPWDQKLTLFDKGADWVDNVPIPRQGIGRSVTLLPKEPLLEELRHFIDRVGDRKPPLTDGDSGLRVLKVLHAAQYSLQQNGIPVSVHP, from the coding sequence ATGAGACCGAACGTCGTGGCTTTAGGGCATGGCTATTGGGGCCGTAATATTGTGCGCAATTTGGCTTCCTTGGAAGTTTTGCGTGGTATCTATGAGCCCGATGAAGCCATGCGCAACGAAGCCAAGATATTATACCCTAACACCTTGTTTTATCAGCACGAACAAGAGATTTGGGAAGATGACAAAGCCATTGCTGTGGCCATCGGAACACCCGCCATACACCATGCCAGACTTGCATTAAGGGCAATGGCTGCTGGAAAAGATGTTTTTGTGGAAAAACCGCTTGCATTAACCTTGGATGAAGGACAAAGGATGGTCACAGCCGCGCAAGAGACCAACCGGGTATTGATGGTAGGACATCTCCTCGAATATCATCCGGCCATTACCCAACTCCGGCAGTGGATAGACGAAGGCATATTGGGAGATTTACAATACATCTATTCCAATCGGTTGAATTTGGGGAAATTCCGGCGCGAAGAAAACATCTTATGGAGTTTTGCACCCCATGACCTTGCCATTCTCCTGCGGCTGATCCAGCAGATGCCCACGGAAGTCGTTGCAACTGGCGGGGCCTATTTGACGCCAGGTGTGGCTGATATTACCACAACGAATTTGCGATTTGATAACGGTATCCAAGCCCATATTTTTGTATCGTGGCTACATCCGTATAAAGAACAAAAATTAGTGGTGGTTGGCTCGCAAAAAATGGTTGTTTTTGACGACCAAGCCCCGTGGGATCAAAAACTCACCTTGTTTGATAAAGGGGCAGACTGGGTGGATAACGTACCGATTCCACGCCAAGGTATTGGACGCTCGGTGACGCTTTTGCCCAAAGAACCTTTGTTAGAGGAGCTTCGCCACTTCATAGATCGGGTAGGAGACCGGAAACCACCTCTTACGGATGGTGACAGCGGCCTGCGGGTGCTAAAAGTCTTACATGCAGCCCAATATTCGCTCCAACAAAATGGGATTCCCGTTTCCGTCCACCCATAA